The Pseudanabaena sp. ABRG5-3 genome includes the window ATCTTCATTTCTAGCTTGGCAAAGGCAATACCGATGCAAATGCGTGCGCCGCCACCAAAGCCAATCAAGCTAAAGGTTTTTTGTTTATGTTCTTGGCGATCGGGACTAAAGCGATCGGGATCGAACTGATCGGGATTGGGATAGATATCTGGTTGTTTGTGGGTAATGATAATCGAATAGAGTGCTAGCCAACCTTTGGGAACGTGATAGCCATTAAACTCAAAGGGTTTGACGACACCACGAAAACCACCACCAACGGGAGGATGCAGGCGCTCTATTTCTTGGAAAATCTGATCTAGATAGGTCATTTTTCCAATTTGCTCTAGATTTAGTTCTCCTGTTTGGGCTAAGGCAATTTGTTCTTGGCGAGCCTGTTCTAATACTTGAGGATGACGACCTAATTCGAGGCAAAACCAAGTGAGCATTGAGGTGGTGGTTTCATGCCCTGCAAAGAGCATCAGCATGGCTTGGGCTTTTAATTCTTCTAGACTAAAGCGGCTACCATCTTCGTCTTGGGCTTGGATCAGCATACTCAATACGTCATGGGTGGGATGTTGTTGGCGTTCTTTGACAACTTTCGTAAGGTGTTGCAAAAGGCGATCGCGAGCCTTGATAGCTTTACCTAAGGTGGTAAATGGCAGCTTTAGAGGCAAAATCACGAATAAACCATTGGTTAAGGTGGTAAATAGTTGGCTGAGTCTTTCTACTTCTGTATCATCTCCAGCTTTGGAACCAATTAAAAGCTGACTGGCAATCTCAAAGGTGAGTTTTTTGAATTCATTAAACCAAGTAAATTCTCCCTTTTCTATCCATTTGTCTAGATAGCGCTGGGTGATCTCGTCCATAGTTGAGATGTACCCATTCAGGGCTTGTCCATGAAATGCGGGCATCATGAGCCGACGGTTGCGCCGATGTTCTTCGCCATCTTGCAAAAATAGGGATTCTCCGAGCAGCATTTTGAAATTGTC containing:
- a CDS encoding cytochrome P450 gives rise to the protein MTRYPAEQPIEKPLPPGDMGLPILGQTLQFLFDRNFPAKQYAKYGAISKTNLLGRPTVMMIGSEAAECVLSSQMECFSWKEGWPDNFKMLLGESLFLQDGEEHRRNRRLMMPAFHGQALNGYISTMDEITQRYLDKWIEKGEFTWFNEFKKLTFEIASQLLIGSKAGDDTEVERLSQLFTTLTNGLFVILPLKLPFTTLGKAIKARDRLLQHLTKVVKERQQHPTHDVLSMLIQAQDEDGSRFSLEELKAQAMLMLFAGHETTTSMLTWFCLELGRHPQVLEQARQEQIALAQTGELNLEQIGKMTYLDQIFQEIERLHPPVGGGFRGVVKPFEFNGYHVPKGWLALYSIIITHKQPDIYPNPDQFDPDRFSPDRQEHKQKTFSLIGFGGGARICIGIAFAKLEMKIIASHLLRRYHWEILPNQNLEPFPIPTLRPKDGLKVKFKPI